CGATCGGCGGCCCGGCTCGTCCCCGGGAGCATGGCCGTCCCGCCGATCTCCTGCCAGTAGGCGTTGAGGGCGAGCTGCTGGTCGTAGGTCGGCGAATTGGTCATCACCTGGAATTCCCGGCCGTGGTGGATCACCAGCTTGCCCTTCACGTACTCGAAGATCGCCGAGTCGCCCGTGGGGTCGGCGATCGCCAGGTGCCCCTGCGCCGGCTGTTTGTTGGGCAGGATCGGGGCGATGATGGTGAAGGGCTCGGCGCGAAGGGCCTCGACCGCCTCGGCGACGGTGGCGAAATTGTCCAGCACGTACTGGGTCCAGGCGGAGATCGAGATCGTCGGCCGGTTCCCGAAGGCCTTGCCGTAGTCGGATTCGACGAGATAGAGCGTGTTGGCGACGAGGCCCTTCTCGTTCATGCCGTCGACCGAGGCGATCTCGTAGAACGAGCAGACGACGCTGCCGTACTTGCTGGTCCAGGCGAGCGAGTGCGGCCCGGCCGTCCCGTTGCGCCGCATGCCCCGGGGGAGGCAATAGAGGTTGGTCCCGGGATCCTCCGACCAGTCCATCGAGCGGGCGACGAGGACGCGGTCGTCCGGCCCCAGGTACACGCAGCGTGTGCAGGCCTCCGAGGTCCGCAGGCCGAACGAGCCGCAGGCGAGGCCTGCGACCACCATCCCGACGAGGCGTTTCGCGTTCATGAACCCTGGTCTCCAGGCGAGGTCGAACGGGCGATCGCCGTCGATCGCCCGAGACAAGTCTAGGAGACGCGGCCCGCCGCGAGAACGGGGGAGCGGGCGGGCGGTCGATCGCTCACTTCCGGGCGGCGTTGAAGCTGCTGATGAGGTTGGCGTAGCTCGGCAGATGCTTGGCGAACAGGGCGCCGAGGCCTTCCATGTCGTTCCGCCAGTCGCGGTGCAGCTCGCAGGCGACGGCGAACCAGGTCATGAGCTGGGCCCCGGCGGCCTGCATCCGCGCCCAGGAGGCGTCGCGGGTGGTCTGGTTGAAGGTCCCCGAGGCGTCGGCGACGACGAAGACCTCGAACCCCGCCTCGATCGCCGAGAGGGCCACGAAGGCCACGCACACCTCGGTCACGACCCCGGCGATGATGAGCTGCTTCTTGCCCGTCGCCCGGATCGCCTTGACGAAGTCCTCGTTGTCCCAGGCGTTGATCTGGCCCGGCCGTGCCACGTACGGGGCCTCGGGGAACAGCTCCTTGATCTCGGGCATGAGCGGCCCGTTGGGCCCGGCTTCGAAGCTGGTGGTCAGGATCGTCGGCAGGTTGAAGTACTTCGCCGAGTTCGCCAGCGCCAGCACCATGTTCTTGAAGTCGTCCGGCGAGAAATCGCGGACGAGGTTGCAGAGGCCGGTCTGGTGGTCGACCAGCAGGACGGCGGCGTCGTCCCTGTCGAGTCGGCGGTACTTGTAGGGCGTGCTCATGGCGATTCCTCTTCAAGCGGTTCACGGCCTCGGGGCCGGCGGAAACGACCGACGGGACGACCGGCACGAGGGGGTGCGGGCCGTCCCGTCACGGCGGAGCGAGTCGGGCGACTCGCATCGATCTCGTCACTTCATTTCAACAAAGACGCGCTCGATCTTGCCACCGAACTTGAAAGGGGCCCGGTCGAAGTACTCGACGGAGACGGGCGAGCCGAGGTCGACGCCCACGTCGAACGTCTCGCTCGCGGTGAACGCCCCCGGGACGGTGCGCTTGACGGTCGTCCTTGCGACTTCCGCGCCGTCCACGCTCAGAACCACGTCGTCCGGGGTGCCCGGCCTGGGGATCGTCTCGGCGACTTCGATGCGGTGCTTGCCGGCGGCGATCTTCCCTTCCGACCTGGCGACGGTCCGCTCGATGATCAGCATGTTGTACTCGAAGACGAGTCGCCCGGCGTCCATGTAGACGGACAGGCCGCCGCTCGCGCCGCCCATGGCGTAGAGGACGCCCGACGCGTCCGGGCCGACCTCGACGTCGATGGCCACGTGGTTGCTCCGCTTACCGAGGCCGGGGGCCGTGAATTCCGGCATCCGGGTCGTCTCGGCGTCGAACCGCCACGACCGGTACGGGCTCCGGAGGACGTCTTCGGGGTGGAACCGGGTCCAGAGGCCGCCGCCGATGGGGAACGCCCGGTTCGCCTTCGCCTCGGCCAGGAAGAGTTCCTTCATCTTCGCCAGTCGCTCGGGCTCCTTCGCGGCGAGGTCCTCGGCCTGCGAGAAATCCTTCGAAAGGTCGTACAGCTGCCACGGATCCTGGTTCGCGTCCCAGGTCTTCAGCTTGGGAGAGGATCCGGCGGTGTCCCAGGGGACGAGGGGGCCGAACGTGCCGGCGAACCAGCCGTCGTGGTAGACCCCGCGGCTGCCGTTGTTCTCGAAATACTGCGTGAGCTTGCGGCCCGGGGCCTTCGCATCGGCGAAGCTGTAGGCCATGCTCACCCCGTCGATCGGGTCCTGCTTCGCCCCATTCACCTCGGCGGGCGGCTTGACGCCGATCAGCTCGTAGAGCGTCGGCGCGACGTCGTTGACGTGGTGGAACTGCGGCCGAGGCGCGGGGTCGGGCTTGATCCCCTTCGGCCACGAGACGACCAGCGGGTTGCGCGTGCCCCCGAAGTGCGCGGCGACCAGCTTGGTCGACCGGAACGGCGCGCCGCCGGCCCAGGCCCAGCCGGCGTGGTACATGTTGTCCATCTTCGGCCCGCCCAGGGCCGCGAGCCCGCCCAGCCCCTGCATCGCGGCGAGTTGCTGCTCGATCGTGTTGGGGACGTTGTTCTGGGCCAGCAGCTCGCTGATGCTGCCCTTCTGGCCCTCGGCGCTGGAGCCGTTGTCGCCCCAGATGTAGAGGATGATCGTGTTGTCCCGGAGCCCGAGCGCCTCCAGGCCGTCGACCAGCCTGCCGACCTGGGCGTCGGTGTGCTCGACGAAGCCGGCGAACACCTCCATGAGCCGGCGCTGGAATCCGCGTTCCGACTCGGGGATGCCGGCCCACGAGGCCATCGAGGCGTCGCGGGGCGTCAGCTTCGCGTCTCTGGGGACCCAGCCGAGTTCCTGCTGCCGCCGGAAGACGCGTTCGCGGTACGCGTCCCAGCCGTCGTCGAACTTGCCTTTGTACTTGTCGGCCCAGGCCGGGAAGATGTGGTGCGGGCCGTGGACGGCCCCCGGCGCCCAGTACATCAGGAACGGCTTGTCGGGGGTGAACGCCTGGTGTTTCTTGAGCCATCCCAGGCCCTTGTCGACCATGTCCTCGGTCAGGTGGTAGGTCCCGCCGTGGGGCGGCTCGATCGCTTGCAGATTCTCGTAGAGCCGGGGCTCCCACTGCGAGGTCTCGCCCGCGAGGAAGCCGTAGAAGTAATCGAAGCCGTGGCCGGTGGGCCAGCGGTCGAACGGCCCCATCGCCGTCGTCTGGTCGGTCGGGGTGTTGTGCCACTTGCCGAAGGCGGACGACTTGTAGCCGTAGTGGCGGAGGACCTCGGGCAGGGTGGCGGCCGACCTGAGGATGACGCCGGTGTAGCCGTCGAAGTCCGTCGCCCGCTCGGCGATCGTCCCGTTGCCGACCCGATGGTGGTTGCGACCCGTCAGCAGCGCGGCGCGGGTCGGCGAGCAGATGGACGTGGTGTGGAACGCGTTGTAGCAGACGCCCGACTCGCGCAGGCGGGTGAGCGTGGGCGTATGGACCTCGCCCCCGAACGTGTCGGGGACGCCGAAACCCACGTCGTCGATCAGCACGATCAGCACGTTGGGCGCGTCGGGCCTCAGCCGTCGCGGCTCCTGACGCCACGTCATGCGAGATTCCTGGATCGTGGGCCCGATCACGCTGGCCGTGGGGGTCGGCGGGAAGGGCAAGACGGACCCGTCGGACGCCGCCGGGGATGCCGGCGCATCCTGAGCGCGGGCGTCCGCCGGTCGAACTGTCACAGCCAGGCAGCCGATCAGGCCGCCGGCGAGGATCGCCGCGAGGGGAGAGGGAGATCGGGCGCGCACGTCGTGCCTCTGGAGAGATGAAGGGACGTCGGGACATCGCCGTCCCGAGGGCTTGAAGTGAAGAGGCTCCGGAGCCTCCTCGGCAAGCTTGGTCGATCGCGACGGCGATGTCAATCGGCCCGCAGACTGGGACGTGAGGCGCTCCGGATACGCCCCGTCGAAACGTCGCATTTCGGATGCGTCCCGTGACGAAGGGACCACCGCGAGCGAATCACCGAGCATGTGGACCCGGTGGTCGAGATGGGGCGAGTCGCGATGTCGAGTCGAAATGCACCACGCCAGCCGGAGGAACCCGCCGCCTTGGGCCCGCCCCGGTCCGACCACGAGCGGTTCGTCGCCCTCCTGGAATGCCACCGAGGAGCCCTGCTCAAGGTCTGCTGGGCGTACGGCCGCACCCCGCACGATCGCGACGACTTGCTGCAGGAGATCGTCGTTCAGCTCTGGGACTCGTTCGGCCGGTACGACCCCGACCGCAGGTTCTCGACCTGGATGTATCGCGTGGCGTTGAACGTGGCGATCGACTTCGGACGCAGGCGGCGGAGGTGGGGGAGGGAAGCCGCAAGTCTCGACGAGGATGAGACGAAGGCCCCCTCGACGACCCGGGACGACGACCTGAAGCGGCAACGGTCGCGCGAGCTGCGCGAACTCCTGGAACGACAGCCCGGCGCGGACCGGGCCATCTTGCTGCTCTACCTGGAAGGCCATTCGTATCGCGAGATCGGCGACGTCCTCGGCATCAGCGAGTCGAACGTCGGTACGCGATTGAACCGTCTCAAGAACGCGCTTCGGCGATCCGTGCAAGGACCGCCCGGGGAAGGAGGAGCCTCGTGATGGAACTCGAAGAACTCCAGCAGGAATGGCGGCGGCTCGATCAGAAGCTCGATCGATCGCTGTCTCTCCAGACCGAACTCGTGCGCCAGGTCGTGATGCCGCCCGCCCGTCGCCGCGTCCGTCGGCTGGCGGTCTGGCCTGCGATCGACGTCGCCTTCTGCGTGTTCGGGCTGATCCTCGTCGGGACGTTCGTGAGCGGGCACGGGAGCGAGTGGCGACTGCTGGCCCCGGCCATCGCCGTCATGATCGGCTTCATCGCGCTCCTGGCGAGCAGCATCCGTCAACTCGCGGCCGTGGGTCGGATCGAATGGAGCGGGCCGGTCGCCGAGATCCAGGCCGCGCTCGAACGGCTCCGGGTCGCGAAGATCCGGCAGTTCAAGTGGGTCATGCTCCACTCGCCGCTCCTGGGGTTCTGCGGCTTCCTCGTGGGGGCGCACTGGCTGTTCGACTGGTTGACCGAGGGCCGCGTCGACGTCCTGGCCCGGCTCGACGCCCGGTGGGTCGCGGCCAATTACGCCTTCGGCGTGCTGTTCGCGCTCGCGGGTCGCCACGTCGCGCGATGGCTCGCAGCTCGATGGGCCGGGCGTCCCTGGTGGCGAGCGACGCTCGACGGCGTCTCCGGCGAGAGCCTACGGGCGGCGGCCCGGGACGTCGACCACTGGGCGAGCTTGCAGGATGATCCATCGAGGCCTGGCGGCTGACGGCATGGACTGTGTCGGAGATCCAACTCGGCGCTATAGCTTTCTCGGGTCAGAGGACGCAGGCTCACGCGGCTCCCACGGATTCGGACTCAGGGGTCGGCTCCAGTCAGCCGTAACTCTCTCCTCCCAAAAGAGAAAGCCCTTCGGCGTCCACGCCGAAGGGCTTGTGTTTGTGAAAAGTCGGGGCGACGGGATTCGAACCCATGACCTCCTGCTCCCAAGGCAGGCGCGCTACCAGGCTGCGCTACGCCCCGCGTTTCGAGACATCAGGCATCGTAAGCGGAGGCGCGGCGGCGGTCAAGCGAAGGCTGGACCGCCGCGGGACCCGTGGGAGGCGACGCCTCAACCGAAGCTCGGGGCGAGAGATGCGTGGGAGACGGCGGTCGTCACGTCCGCCGCCGCGGCGGCGGATTCGGCGACGGACAGGGGCCACCGCAGTCGGGCCTCGGCGTCCGGACGAGGCGTCCAGTCGAGCCGACCGCGATGTTCGGAAACCACTCGTGCGAGCAGGGGGAGCGACAGCGACTGCGTGGTCGAGGCCAGGGCCGCGTGTGGCGAGGTGGGTCCGGGGGGCGACGCGTCGAGCGGGGCCGCCGCGAACTCCCTCCACTCCACCTCAAAATGGCGGGCGGTGGTCCACCAGGACAGGACCGCGCCGCCGCCCGGAGACAGCCGCGAGGCGCGCCAGGCGATGAAGCCGTCGAGGGCCGAGGAGAGCCGCATCGCGTCGAACTCGCCCGTCGATTCGCCGGCGGGCGGCTCGATCGTGAGCGTGAGGCCCTGACGCTGGAAGGCCGCGACCCAGCTTCGCGCGCGCTCGTCGACGATCGCCCGGAAAGGCTGCCGCACGAAGGTCAGCGACATCGAGCGGTAGATCGACTGGATGAGGTCGAACAGGCGCTCGACCTCGGTGTAGGTCCGATTGAGTTCGTCCCAACGTTCGGGCAGCGGCCCGGTGGCGGCCCGTTTCGTCAGATAGAAGCTCATCTTCATGCTGTTGAGCAAGTTCCGGCAGCGATGGTTGAATCCGCTGAGCGCCTGCCGGAGGGGTTCGAGCTGGCCGTCGTCGATGAACCGGAGCAAAGAGCCACTCAAACCGTCGTCCGCCGATCCGTCATGCGGGTGTTGCGACATCGAGTTTTGCACCTGGGTCTTCGTTTGCCGTCCGTCGAACTAGGCAGGACGGACGGCCTATGATGGCAGCATCGGGGACGAACCCGCAAGGGATTCCCGTCCGTTATCGAAAGCCGCGCGACTGTATCAGGATGGTGCTCCTCCTGGGCAAATCATGCGCCGAAAACCTTGAGAGGTCCCCCTGTCGTACAGTGGGCGGTTTTATCGAGATGCGCGAAGGGGCGCGGGCCGCCGAAACGGACCGCGCCCCCTGTCGGGCGGATACCCGCGTTCTCGATTCCTTCATGAGGGTCCGAAATGGGAAGCGACGCCCTCACAGTCGGCTTGCACGCCCTCAGGCGCCCCGGATCAGGGCGCAGACGCGGTCGAACTCCTCCTGGCTGTTGAAGTCGATGATGACCTGCCCCTTCTCGGCGGTCCGCGAGCGGATCAGGACGGCGGTGCCGAACCGCTGGTGGAGCTGCTGTTCCAGCTCCACGATGTGGGGGGCCTTCACCAGCACATGCGCCGCGTCCTTGCGGAGGCGGGGCTTCGCCGGAGTCGGGACGCCGGTGGCGACGAGGGCCTCGGTCTGGCGGACCGAGAGCCGCTCGGCGATCACCCGGCGGAGTGCGACGACCTGGCTGTCGGCGTCGGGGAGGCCCAGCAGCGCCCGGGCGTGGCCCTGGGTGACGGCGTTGTCGCGGACGGCGTCGAGGACTTCCTGGGGGAGGTCCAGCAGCCGGATCAGGTTGGAGACGGTCGAGCGGTCGAGCCCCAGCCGGCCGGCGAGTTCTTCCTGCGTGCCCCCGTAGCGCGAGAGGTATTCGCGGAAGGCGGTCGCCTTGTCGACGGCGTTGAGGTCCTCGCGCTGGAGGTTCTCGACCATGGCCAGCTCGAAGACCCGCTGGTCGTCCAGGTCCATCACCCGCGCGGGGATGTCGTGGAGTTGGGCCTCGATGCTCGCCCGCAGCCGGCGCTCGCCGGCGATGAGCTGGTAGCGGTCGCCGACGGCGCGCACCAGGATCGGCTGGAGGATCCCGTGCTGGCGGATCGAGTCGGCGAGCGTCGCCAGCTCGGCCGGCGCGAAGTGGCGGCGGGGCTGATAGGGGTTGGGGTCGACCTGGTCCACGGCGACGTGGAGCAGCTCGGATTCCTCCAGCGACCCGGGCTCGAAT
The DNA window shown above is from Paludisphaera mucosa and carries:
- a CDS encoding linear amide C-N hydrolase, with the protein product MNAKRLVGMVVAGLACGSFGLRTSEACTRCVYLGPDDRVLVARSMDWSEDPGTNLYCLPRGMRRNGTAGPHSLAWTSKYGSVVCSFYEIASVDGMNEKGLVANTLYLVESDYGKAFGNRPTISISAWTQYVLDNFATVAEAVEALRAEPFTIIAPILPNKQPAQGHLAIADPTGDSAIFEYVKGKLVIHHGREFQVMTNSPTYDQQLALNAYWQEIGGTAMLPGTSRAADRFARASYYIHTIPPTSDAHRALASLFGVIRNASVPLGVTTPGQPNISGTVWRTAYDLKDRVLYFDSATSPTVFWTPLAKMDFEPGAPVKKLTLTGGRSYAGDASAEFQPAPPFPFLPGAPD
- the ycaC gene encoding isochorismate family cysteine hydrolase YcaC, encoding MSTPYKYRRLDRDDAAVLLVDHQTGLCNLVRDFSPDDFKNMVLALANSAKYFNLPTILTTSFEAGPNGPLMPEIKELFPEAPYVARPGQINAWDNEDFVKAIRATGKKQLIIAGVVTEVCVAFVALSAIEAGFEVFVVADASGTFNQTTRDASWARMQAAGAQLMTWFAVACELHRDWRNDMEGLGALFAKHLPSYANLISSFNAARK
- a CDS encoding RNA polymerase sigma factor; this encodes MGPPRSDHERFVALLECHRGALLKVCWAYGRTPHDRDDLLQEIVVQLWDSFGRYDPDRRFSTWMYRVALNVAIDFGRRRRRWGREAASLDEDETKAPSTTRDDDLKRQRSRELRELLERQPGADRAILLLYLEGHSYREIGDVLGISESNVGTRLNRLKNALRRSVQGPPGEGGAS
- a CDS encoding arylsulfatase, with the protein product MTWRQEPRRLRPDAPNVLIVLIDDVGFGVPDTFGGEVHTPTLTRLRESGVCYNAFHTTSICSPTRAALLTGRNHHRVGNGTIAERATDFDGYTGVILRSAATLPEVLRHYGYKSSAFGKWHNTPTDQTTAMGPFDRWPTGHGFDYFYGFLAGETSQWEPRLYENLQAIEPPHGGTYHLTEDMVDKGLGWLKKHQAFTPDKPFLMYWAPGAVHGPHHIFPAWADKYKGKFDDGWDAYRERVFRRQQELGWVPRDAKLTPRDASMASWAGIPESERGFQRRLMEVFAGFVEHTDAQVGRLVDGLEALGLRDNTIILYIWGDNGSSAEGQKGSISELLAQNNVPNTIEQQLAAMQGLGGLAALGGPKMDNMYHAGWAWAGGAPFRSTKLVAAHFGGTRNPLVVSWPKGIKPDPAPRPQFHHVNDVAPTLYELIGVKPPAEVNGAKQDPIDGVSMAYSFADAKAPGRKLTQYFENNGSRGVYHDGWFAGTFGPLVPWDTAGSSPKLKTWDANQDPWQLYDLSKDFSQAEDLAAKEPERLAKMKELFLAEAKANRAFPIGGGLWTRFHPEDVLRSPYRSWRFDAETTRMPEFTAPGLGKRSNHVAIDVEVGPDASGVLYAMGGASGGLSVYMDAGRLVFEYNMLIIERTVARSEGKIAAGKHRIEVAETIPRPGTPDDVVLSVDGAEVARTTVKRTVPGAFTASETFDVGVDLGSPVSVEYFDRAPFKFGGKIERVFVEMK
- a CDS encoding ParB/RepB/Spo0J family partition protein — encoded protein: MNKRRLGRGLEALLGREEGGFEPGSLEESELLHVAVDQVDPNPYQPRRHFAPAELATLADSIRQHGILQPILVRAVGDRYQLIAGERRLRASIEAQLHDIPARVMDLDDQRVFELAMVENLQREDLNAVDKATAFREYLSRYGGTQEELAGRLGLDRSTVSNLIRLLDLPQEVLDAVRDNAVTQGHARALLGLPDADSQVVALRRVIAERLSVRQTEALVATGVPTPAKPRLRKDAAHVLVKAPHIVELEQQLHQRFGTAVLIRSRTAEKGQVIIDFNSQEEFDRVCALIRGA